In Eisenibacter elegans DSM 3317, the genomic window GCGTCAGTCTGTCCAAAAACCAACTCTTGTGAAGATGGCAAAAAGCCAAGAAAAATCCATAGCTTAGGGAATGAAATTTATACTCGGCAAAAACAGGGCTACTTACAGCCTCACAGATCCGCTGGAAGCACTCATTTCGCCTGACAGTGTGGTGCGGCGCATAGACCTTTTTGTAGAAAGTTTAGACTTAGCTCCTTTGGGTTTTTTTGGCTAATTTTAAACCACTTATAGGAAAGATATTCTGTGTTTTCAAAGTATTCGTACCCAATGTGCATCTCGCTACGAGCTTGTATCGCCTTGGTACAGCGTATTTTAATGAGTTTTTGGACAGACTGACGGTTTGGGTATTGGCGAAGGCAGGGATTTGAAACACATCAGCTCAAAATTACTACAAAATTTCAATATAATTACAAATGTTGAATTTAGTACTTCAACCCTGCTTTTGCCAATACCTGTTAGCGGTTCGCTGTTTTTCATAGCGTTATCGTCATTTCATTTCTACGCTGTCCTGCTTTGTGTTTAAAGTCAAATCCCATATTGGCAAATGTTGGTTTGAATCCCATAAATCTATAACTCGGTGAGTCGGGGTCAACAGGATATGCTTCTACATATTTTGCACCGTTGTCTTTTGCATAATTTATTGCCTCTTTAATTAAGTCTTCCGTTATACCTTTTTGTCTGTACTCCCGTTTGATATAGAAACAGACCAATGACCAAACATTGTCTAATGTACTGTCGCCTTGTAATTCTCTATAACTATCTCTCGGTGCAATTGAACACCAAGCAAAGGGTTCAGAAATGTCATAACAAAGTAGTCCTATTGGAAATTCATTCTCAATATAATTTTTCAAAGATTCTTTTTTGTCACTTTTATTTACTCTGTCTGTACCTTTTTCCATATTTCGCCAAACCATACACCAACAATTATGAGGTCCGCCTTTGGATTCAAATAATTTTTCTAAGTCAGTCCAATTGGATTTGTCAACAGGTATGTACTTTAATATTTTAAATTTTTTTTATTTGTCATTTTACTTTTACAGTGTCGCTTTACAATGACCGCTAACGGTTCGTTATGAAAAGTAGGCGATTACGAAACACGAGGCTTTCGGTTAAGCACGAAGTTTAATACGTGCCAAAAGTCTTGAATTTAGAACTATTTCGCTTAATTTTATTATACATTGCTACTTGCAGTTTTACTCTTAGTAGTCCTTCACATTAATACTGTCGGTAAACCTCTATCCCCCAACCCCCTTTCTCCTGTGGAGAAAGGGGGCTTTCAAGTCCTCTCCTGTGGAGAGGATTTAGGTGAGGTTACCCGACAGTATTAAGTTTTTATACTACTTGGTTAAAAACTCAGTAATCGTTAAGTATTCATTTGTTGGTGATAATTTATTTAATAAGTATTTAAACCGTGTAGACATTATATGACCTGAATTTCTTTTTATATAAAATGGAATTTTATATTTGCTTAAATTTGCAAACTCCCAAGGGTGAAAATACAAATGCAAATAACTATCTCTCTTTAATGCGTAATTACATAATAAAATATAAAGTTGTAAGTTAAAATTTTTAAAACTTAACCAGAATAAGGGAATTCGAAAAATACTTGTAGAAAAAGGCAAAACTTTTAAATCTGTGTTAGGGTCTGTAAATAATACTCTTTGTTTTCTAAGGTTATTGTATCTTCCAGGTATAAAAGTGGGATTTAAAGATGAATCATAAAGATAACCCGCTTCTTTTATCTTATCCAGATTAACTCTTTTTAACCTTGGCATACGAATACCATTGATACTAGTATTAGAAATTTCTTCAAGTTTCTTCTTCGATTTTAAGATATGACTTTCATCATAATCAGAATGATAATACATATGAGAAGCTAATTCGTTATTTTCAGACACTATTCTCTCAATTATTTTGGGGTGTTTTTCTGCATAATTTGCTGTTGTAAAAAAAGTAGCTCTTATTTTATATTCACTCAATATTTTGAGTAAATTTTCTAACCCATCACTGGTAACTTTAAACATTTCTTTTTCATCAATTTGATTACCGTATTCTATGGGTAAATCGAATTCTTCCAAATCAAAAGTGAGTAATATTTTATTTTTTTTTGACATTGAAAATTATTTTTAGTAAACTTTTTATCTCATTTATAACTGTTTTGAAACCGAAATTAGTGAATTTAATATTAGATTTCGGCATAACTTCAATTGTTGTAAGGTGCAATTTGTTTTTTATCGCTTTTTTGATAAACTCTAATTCAAACAAAAAGCTATTTAATTGAGTGTCTATTAATAACCTTTTTGCATTTTCATTAATTGCTTTTAATCCAGCTTGGGTATCATAAGCATTAAAACCTAATAAAAAGTAACTCGTCAATTTTAGAAGTTTTGATATAATTTTTCTTTCTTTAGGTAAAATATTATAATATTTATTATCCCTGTTACTTAAAATAATGTCATAATTACCATCTTTTAGTTTTTTATAAAAATCATACAAGATTTTTTCTCCGAAGGGGAAATCCAAATCAGTATATATGTAATGAGTGGCAGAAACGTTTTTTAATCCAGTTCTAATAGCATCTCCTTTTCCCTTATTTTGATGATTGTGAATATATCTAACACAACCGAAATTTTGTTTTAAAACATTGATTTCTTGTGAAATATTAGTTGTAGATCCATCATTCACAATTAAAATCACAATTGTAATATCAATAAATAATTCTTTTATTATATTTATTGACTCAGACAACTGTTTTTCCCAATCTTTATGGGGATTGTATAATGGTAAAACTATGGCTAAATCAGTCTTTTGTTCCATATAATAATTAGCTTTGATTTTAAATTAGGGAAAAAGATTTGGAATTGTATGAAAACCCATATCAAAACACAAGGAAGTGCTTTTAATGAATAGGGTTTTACAAAATGTTCTCTTATATATGTAGGAAAAATATCAGTTGGAGATAAAACCGTGAGTATGTAAAATATACTAAATAACAAAATGCTAGTCCAACTTTTTGGTGTTTTTAAAAACCATATAAATACACCGGTAGAAGCGATAATATATGTTGGAGATTCAGATGCCTGATTAAAAATTATTACCCATATTAAAATGTTAGCTAAAAAGATATGTTTAATATTTTCATAATTATTATTTATTAAAATTTTTATTATAGCACTAAGCATAACAAAAATACCTACTAATTGAATTAAAGGTATCGAGGCTTCTTTGTAAATCAAACTTTTTATGATTCCCATAATGGATACCCCCGTATTAATGGAATAGTCTTGCTTTAACGACCAAAACCATTGTTTATAAAGGATTAAAAATTCTGACAAAGAATAAAATAATAGAGGTAATGAGAAAATAATGATGAATGACGCAAGAATAGTCAAATAGGTTTTTATTCTAAATTTTTTAAATAGAAAGAACACATAACCTATCCCCCCATATCCTTTAATAAAAAAGTTTATGGCAGAATAAAAAGAAGCTTTTTGCATTTTATTTTTTTCTACGGACACCATTGTAAATATAATAAAAGCAACTATCAAAGGGTTTGTTTGTAAATTTCCAATAGAAGTGTTTAGTTCAGGTATGATTAAATATAATAAAAATATTTTTTCATTTGTCTTAAAATCTAAACTGATGATACTTTTGTAATAGGTGAGTGTAACAAATAAAGTCCAGAGAATCATACCTATCATAATAGGCAAATATGCAAAAGGAATGAAAAAAATGGCAAAAGAAGGGTTGTATAAAAAAACATCAAAAAATTTATCCGGGTATTCAAGATAAAGATTTTTATGTTCGAAGAAGTGAAACACTGCTTCTCTAAATATTATAAAGTTATTATACTGTCCTATAAAGTATTGTTGCAAAGCTATAATAATAGCAATAAATGAATAAAAAATAAAGACTGTTTTTTGATTTAATAATCTTTTTTTCATTTAATTTTATATGCTAATTCTATACCGGGTCACTAATAACCGCTAACGTCAGTCTGTCCAAAAACCAACTCCTGCGAAGATAGCAAAAAGCCAAGAAAAATCCATAGCTTAGGGAATGAAATTTATACTCGGCAAAAACAGGGCTACTTACAGCCTCACAGACCCACTTGAAGCACTCGTTTCACCTGACAATGTAGTGCGACGGATAGACCTTTTTGTAGAAAGTTTAGCCCTAGCTCCTTTGGACTTTTGTGGCTAACTTTAAACCACTTACAGCAAAGATATTTTGTACTTTTCAAAGTATTCACACCCAACAGGCATCTCGCTACGAGCTTGTATCGCCTTGGTACAGCGTATTTTAATGAGTTTTTAGACAGATTGACGTTTTGCAGCTACCCGAAGGGCGGGACTTTTACCACTAAACTTCATTCGGAGAACTGAACTTTCGGCTACCACAAAACTGTCATACGAAGCACTGCACCCGCCATTACGCCAAACCGCTGGTATATGCCGTTTTTATTTCTTTCGTTCTAAGCTGTCAATCAAGGGATTTACTCCACCGTCATACATTGCTTTCATCATCCAGTTTACTGCCCAATTTGTCTTTTCGGGTGTTCCGCCTTCAATGGGTGGATGCGGGTCGTACTCCATATCAAGCATAATGGCTTGTGCATACTTGTCACCATAAATATCTTTCATTATTGCTAATGACATATCCATACCTGCTGTTACTCCTGCACTTGTCCAATACTTGCCGTCTTGTGTGTATCTTTGATTGGCCGGAATTGCTTTGTACTTTTTCAAAAATTCTTCTTCTCTGTACCAATTTGTAGAAGCCTTTTTGTTTTCCAAAAGTCCTGTTGCACCTAGCACCCAAACACCTGTGCAAACTGCACCTGTATATTTGGTTGTCTTGTCAATTTTCCTAATCCAATCGTGTAGGCTGTTGTTGTATGCTGCTTCAATAGTTCCAGTAAAACCGCCAGGAATTATTAAAATGTCTAATTGCGAAACCGAGTCAATAACTGTATTCGGCACAATTTCTACACCCATCACGGTTTTGATATTTCCTTGTTTAATAGCAATAAGTTTTGTCTCTACACCCATTGCTTGTCCTAAAATGTATCTTGGACCCATAAGGTCTAAGTCGTTTACTCCATCATAAACCAAAATGCCAATGGTTCTAATGTCGTGTTTGGGTTTGCCGAAAAACAATTCCATTGTATTGATATGGCTCTCGGGTGTAAAATTCTCAATTTCTTTGGCAAGTTTTAGAGAATCTTCTTTACTCATTACGACTTTTTCGGGTTGTTGTTTGACTTCTTCCTTTGCCTGATTATTACAAGCAAATAGCAAGGAAGCTATTGTGATTATTAAAATTATATGTTTCATTTTTTTTGATTTTTAAATTTTGATGTGAGAAAAAATAATAAAAAGCCTGATAAAATAGTTATCAAGCCTAAAATAGAAAAACCTCGCAAAAGCCAATTATTGATATTGTCTCGATTTTCATAATCCATGACGTGCAACATCCACAAAAAATCAAAAATTCGCCAAGCATTGTTTCGATAAGTTTGCACCGTTCCCAATTCCGCAGAAACATAAACCGTTGTATTATTGGGTTTGTCAAACGTGATGGCATAAGCAGGCAAAGGCTTTTCTCGGTATTCGTGATGCCCGTTGGTTGTGGTCAAATATTCGGTTTTTAAGATTTCCGAAGGATTTTTCAAACTTTTTTTGGCTACTTCTTTTGCCTCTTGTTCGTTTAAAGCCGCTTTGGGCGAAAGGTTTTTCATTTCAAACAAAAGCACTTTTTTTTGAGGTTTTTCCAAATGAATTTGATAAAAAGCCTTGTCCAAAATCTCGACCACCTGAATATTTTTGAACGCAATTTGTGCTTCTTTTTTTTGCAAACTATCCAACAAAACCGATAAAGAGGCATTTTGAGCCTGAATAGGCAAACTTTTTTTGTCGGCCCGCAGGTTTTCGCCCCTAATTTCGGCTATGTTTGTCCAACTGAAATACAACCCGCCGACTGTCCAAGCCAAAAATTGTATGCCCAAAAAAAAGCCTAAATAACGGTGTGCTTTTCGGACGTAGCGTTGTAATTTTGCTTTGCTTATCATTGTATTTGTTGTATTGGAATAGTAATTTTTACTTTTTCCCAAGCGAATTCTATGAAGCCACTTTTTTCGTCTTTTGGAACAACTTTAAAACTAAGCCTTTCGGTGTGTTCGGTGCTATCGGGCTTTGCTTTCCAACGCAAAACGTCTTCTTTTTCCGAATATTCATCGGTCAGGTGTTGTTCCCAATTTTTGTTCAAAATCAACGTCCATTCGTCTTTATTAGGAATGGTAAAAAAGGCGTATTTTCCTTTTTCGATGGTTTTGCCTGCTATTTTGACATTTTCAGAAAAAGAAATTGAGGTAGCATTGTGTGCCCCTGTAACCCAAACTTCGCCTAAGGCAACCAAACCGCCCCAAATCATTCGTTTGCGAACCGCAGGCGAATTGTACTCGATATGTACGTGGGCATTGCCAATATTTGCCATCGATACACGTTGCGGACTGCCTTTGGCGGTATCCGAAACTGCTTGACTTTGAGTATGTTGGCTATGGTCTTGCCGATTTTGTTTGCTTTCCGATTGGCAAGCCGCAAAGGACAAAGCCAAAAAAATAATTAGAAATAATTTCATTTTAGTAGTTTTTTAGTGAGAAAGACTAACAGTTTTTGAAAACTGTTAGTCCTTAGAAAATTAGTGTTTTTCGTTTTTGCACAAACCGACAATTTCGTGGAAAACGTCATGCAAACTTGCCAAATCCTTTTTGATTTGCTCATCGGTGCTTTTTTTATTTTTCACCAATTTGTCGAGTGCTTTGCTGTCTTTCTGCAATTTTTTGACGGCTTTTTGGATTTTTTCCGATTTGAATTCGGTCGGAATAGTCGATTTCGCCAAAACATTGGCTTTTTTAGCCATTTCACCGCTTCGAGTTTTGATAGGGTCTAAATTGCCCTCTTCGGAAGGATGAAAAGTTTCGGACATTACGCCGTGAAAGGTTTTGAGTTCTGTCCATTTGTCAAAAATAGATTGAGCCGAAACTTGTTGAAATGCCATATAAGCAAAACAAAAAAAGAATATTGTAATTTTTTTCATAAAAAAGAAATTTAAAATTGAACAATGAAAATTTAGTTTTGCCAAGCGTCTAATTCATCATTGAGGTATTTTTGATGAGATTGATTAGACAAAATAGTAGTTTTATCTTCTTTTTCTTCTACCAAAAACCAAGCTATCCCAAAACCCAATGAACAAATGACGCTAATAGCAATAAACAAAAACATATACACAGCCAAATCATCCACATTGGTAGGATAAAATAAGGTTTTGAGCAATCCGAACAAGCAAAAAACTTGCACGACAAGCAAAGAACAAAGAATAACACTTACTATAAAAGGTAAGACTTTGAAAATTTGGCTAATACGCAAACCTACTTTTTCAAGCGTATTATAGTCTTTGCGAATTTGTCCATACTGATTGATGTAAGTACGTGAAAGTTTACTTTTTTGCGTTTTCATAAAAAAGTGGTTTTAAAATTTTGCATTAAGCGTAACACCAAATGTTCTTGGAGCTGCTGTTCTTACACTTCTTCCAAAACTACTGTCAGGGTTTCCAAAGGCTAAATACCTTTCATTGTTCAGGTTTTGCCCCCAAAAGAATAAGCTGTAATTGTCGTAATTCAAACCAATTCTTGAATTGATTAGTGTATAACTTGGCTGTTGTATTTGGTTTTGAATATCGGTATAGTAACTGCCAATATTCCGAACTTCGCCACGAACAACTGCTTTCAAGTTTGTGCTGATAGCATATTCATATTGAGCACCAAAGAAAATAGTGTGGCTTGGTGCATTAGATAGACTATTGCCACCAATTGCAGTTGTGGTTTCAACACCTGTTCCGAAGTTTACCCGCTTTAAATCAAAGCTTTTGTACTCTGTTTGGTTCAAACCAAAACTTCCGTCAAGTTGTAAGCCTTTTACTGGAATAGCCGAAACTTCCAATTCCAAGCCCATTGATTGTGCATCACCTACGTTTTCACGAGCATAAGTAAATGGAGCAACCAAATTAAAGAATTGCAAATTTTGCCACTGGATTAAAAAAGCAGATGCTCCAATACTCAATTTATTGTTTGCCAAGAAAGTTTTGTAGCCTACTTCGTAATTATTAGAATATTCAGGGTCAAAAGTTTGGCGAACATTAGCTGGAACTTTTTGAGCATTTACGCCACCTGCACGAAACCCACGAGTGTATGTAACATAAATATTTGAACGGTCATTAAGGGCATAACTCAAAGCAAATTTTGGTGAGATGGCTGAATAATTCCCACTTACGGTTGTGTCGGGGTTGATTTGAGTAAAAACTCCACCTGTAAATACGGCATCACCAAAACCGTTAAAGGTAGCTTCACGTTTTTCATAGTCATAGCGTAAACCCGCTGTTGCTTTCAATTTTTGTGTAAACTGATAACTCAACTCTCCAAAACCTGCAAGCCCAAAGTTATTTGCCTTGTTTCTGAAAATAGAATAAGTATCAGGAAAAAATGGGCTTTCAAAGGCTAGGTTGGTTGATGGTTCATAACCCACTTGTGAAAAACCATAAAACCCTGCCGTGTATTGCAATTTGCTTTCGGAATTTGAATTGATACGCAATTCTTGGCTATACACTTGTTGCGGTGGCAATTTTTCGCCAATAGCACTTTTGTAAAATGAATGGTAAAAACCCGGAAAGTCAATATCTTTAAAAGATAAGTCAATGGTTTGATAGGCAGTAATTGAAGTCAAGGTAAACTTATTCCCAAAGTATTTTGCTACCAAAGATGAGTTCAAAATATTACGTTCGTGTTCGCCTACTCTTGCCAAATTGATTTTGTCAGGATTTGCCAATGCTAAATCTCTATCCGCTTGTGAAACAAAAAAGCCTGTGTTATTGCTCCAATCTCTTTGTCCTTTAAGGTTTAGTGTTAGGCTTAGTCTTTTGGTTGGCAACCATTTTAAATACATATTGCCATAAAGATTTTTTTCTCCACCTACTGTTCTGCCGTTGGCTGAAGCGTCTGTTGCACCTGTTCCTGTGGTATCGTTTTTCCAATAGCCGTCTTGGGTTTGGAAAAGTCCATTCACACCAAAGAATAATTTATCCTTGATGATGGGTGTTTTAAAGCCAATACTATGGCGTTGCAAGCCCAAATTGCCTGCGCCAACTTCTGCAAATCCAGTGGTTCTGTTGGTCGGTTCTTTAGTGATGATGTTTACTACACCGCCCATTGCATTTCGTCCAAACAAAGTTCCTTGTGGCCCACGCAACACTTCTATTCTTTCAATGTCAGTAAAAGCAAAACCATTGGCTAAAATGTCAATATTGTTTACATCGTCAATATAAGTTGAAACGGCAGGGTTTTCACTGAATACCTGAATACCACGAATGGATTGTACTTGTTGAAATGGTACACCTAATTCCTGATACGTGTAGTTGGGAACTAATGCCGTCAATCCGCCAAGCCCCCAAGTTCTTGTATCTTCAATTTTTTGGGCAGAAAGTGAAGTGATAGAAGTAGAAACCTTTACAATGTCTTCTTCACGCTTGTTGGCAGTTACAACCACTTCACCCAGTGTTTGAGTATTTTCTGACAGCGTTACATCAACTGTTAAGGATTGGTCGGTTACTTCTATTTTTTGAATTTTGGAAGCGTAACCAATAGCACTGAATTGAATTTGATAAGTGCCTTTATTTAGGTCTAGGCTAAAATTACCATCTTTGTCTGAAACTGTTCCGCCTGAACTATTTAAGACAGCAATATTGGCAAAAGCAACTGCTTCGCCTGTTTGAGATTTAATTGTCCCTTTTATGTTTTGAGCAAAACTGCTCGTTGCCCAAAGGCATAACATTACTGCAATGATGTTTTTGAAACTCATTTTTGAATCTGATTAAATGTTAGAAATTATGAACTTGGCATATGTACATAACATACCCCAAAAGCAAGCTGCCGAAGGCAGTTGCTTTGCTTTTTGTTTGGGCAAAGTCCAAAAAAAACATTAAATCAAATTGAGTTTTGGTGGTCGGAAGATGTCTTTGATGTACGAAGAAGTATGAAAACTATTGTCGTATGCAGCGTTGAGTTTACTCAAATAGATGTCTGCATACTTTATAAAGTCATAAGGCTTTGAAAAATAGCAATAAAGAACTTCGTATTTTTCCTTCTGATTTGTCGGGGCTTGTTTTTGTTCCTTTTCGTCTGCTTTGTCGAGTTGCTTTTTCAAATAACATTTACCTTGGCAAGTATTGTTCTTGATTTCTTTCTTTACGCAAAGTGTCTTAGCGATGCTTTCTTGATTGAATTTAAAGGAAACGACAATCCATATCTTGCTAAAAGGTTGCAAGAAAATGAGAAGGGCTAATATGATTGTCGTTGCCTGTTTCAATTCGGGTGCAAAAGTAATTCTTTATGTCGTGGTATCCTTGTCAAAATGCTTGTTTTTTGTCAGTAAGTCCGTTGGTTTGCGGTCGTCCTAAAATAGCATATAACGTAAAAATGTTTGCGAAGGGTGGGATTTAATAGCACTTTCCACAAGGTTTATAGAAAGTACAAAAGCAAAAATTACGCATATCACCCGCCTTTTGGCTACGCCGATTTTCAATTCGCAAATAGAATGTTGGCTGATGTAACTATTCTTTCTTGCTCAAAATACGCATTTTTTGCAGCAATTTTTTTTCCTTTTGCCAAAAAAAATCAAATTGTCCCAACAAAAATCCATACACCAAAATCAAAATTTGGTAAGCAGGAAAAACAAACAAGATATAAACAAGGCTTTTCAGCCAAAAAGAAGTTTCATCAGTAAAACCCAATATGCCAAATAAAGTTTTTCGCAACAGAACAACGGTTGAGCCTGTAAGCGTAAAAACAAGCAAAACCATTATCACTTGAAAGGTGCTTTTGAGTTGCCATTTTTGCATTAATTTTTGCAAAAAATATATTTTTAAAGTGTTTTCCATTGATTATCAGAAATTTTAAAACCAATAAGGTTTTTATAAACCTTATTGGTTGGGTTAAAAATTATTTC contains:
- a CDS encoding GNAT family N-acetyltransferase, which gives rise to MVWRNMEKGTDRVNKSDKKESLKNYIENEFPIGLLCYDISEPFAWCSIAPRDSYRELQGDSTLDNVWSLVCFYIKREYRQKGITEDLIKEAINYAKDNGAKYVEAYPVDPDSPSYRFMGFKPTFANMGFDFKHKAGQRRNEMTITL
- a CDS encoding polysaccharide deacetylase family protein, which translates into the protein MSKKNKILLTFDLEEFDLPIEYGNQIDEKEMFKVTSDGLENLLKILSEYKIRATFFTTANYAEKHPKIIERIVSENNELASHMYYHSDYDESHILKSKKKLEEISNTSINGIRMPRLKRVNLDKIKEAGYLYDSSLNPTFIPGRYNNLRKQRVLFTDPNTDLKVLPFSTSIFRIPLFWLSFKNFNLQLYILLCNYALKRDSYLHLYFHPWEFANLSKYKIPFYIKRNSGHIMSTRFKYLLNKLSPTNEYLTITEFLTK
- a CDS encoding glycosyltransferase family 2 protein, with protein sequence MEQKTDLAIVLPLYNPHKDWEKQLSESINIIKELFIDITIVILIVNDGSTTNISQEINVLKQNFGCVRYIHNHQNKGKGDAIRTGLKNVSATHYIYTDLDFPFGEKILYDFYKKLKDGNYDIILSNRDNKYYNILPKERKIISKLLKLTSYFLLGFNAYDTQAGLKAINENAKRLLIDTQLNSFLFELEFIKKAIKNKLHLTTIEVMPKSNIKFTNFGFKTVINEIKSLLKIIFNVKKK
- a CDS encoding glycosyltransferase family 87 protein translates to MKKRLLNQKTVFIFYSFIAIIIALQQYFIGQYNNFIIFREAVFHFFEHKNLYLEYPDKFFDVFLYNPSFAIFFIPFAYLPIMIGMILWTLFVTLTYYKSIISLDFKTNEKIFLLYLIIPELNTSIGNLQTNPLIVAFIIFTMVSVEKNKMQKASFYSAINFFIKGYGGIGYVFFLFKKFRIKTYLTILASFIIIFSLPLLFYSLSEFLILYKQWFWSLKQDYSINTGVSIMGIIKSLIYKEASIPLIQLVGIFVMLSAIIKILINNNYENIKHIFLANILIWVIIFNQASESPTYIIASTGVFIWFLKTPKSWTSILLFSIFYILTVLSPTDIFPTYIREHFVKPYSLKALPCVLIWVFIQFQIFFPNLKSKLIIIWNKRLI
- a CDS encoding DJ-1/PfpI family protein; translation: MKHIILIITIASLLFACNNQAKEEVKQQPEKVVMSKEDSLKLAKEIENFTPESHINTMELFFGKPKHDIRTIGILVYDGVNDLDLMGPRYILGQAMGVETKLIAIKQGNIKTVMGVEIVPNTVIDSVSQLDILIIPGGFTGTIEAAYNNSLHDWIRKIDKTTKYTGAVCTGVWVLGATGLLENKKASTNWYREEEFLKKYKAIPANQRYTQDGKYWTSAGVTAGMDMSLAIMKDIYGDKYAQAIMLDMEYDPHPPIEGGTPEKTNWAVNWMMKAMYDGGVNPLIDSLERKK
- a CDS encoding PepSY domain-containing protein, which gives rise to MISKAKLQRYVRKAHRYLGFFLGIQFLAWTVGGLYFSWTNIAEIRGENLRADKKSLPIQAQNASLSVLLDSLQKKEAQIAFKNIQVVEILDKAFYQIHLEKPQKKVLLFEMKNLSPKAALNEQEAKEVAKKSLKNPSEILKTEYLTTTNGHHEYREKPLPAYAITFDKPNNTTVYVSAELGTVQTYRNNAWRIFDFLWMLHVMDYENRDNINNWLLRGFSILGLITILSGFLLFFLTSKFKNQKK
- a CDS encoding DUF2911 domain-containing protein translates to MKLFLIIFLALSFAACQSESKQNRQDHSQHTQSQAVSDTAKGSPQRVSMANIGNAHVHIEYNSPAVRKRMIWGGLVALGEVWVTGAHNATSISFSENVKIAGKTIEKGKYAFFTIPNKDEWTLILNKNWEQHLTDEYSEKEDVLRWKAKPDSTEHTERLSFKVVPKDEKSGFIEFAWEKVKITIPIQQIQ
- a CDS encoding TonB-dependent receptor, which codes for MSFKNIIAVMLCLWATSSFAQNIKGTIKSQTGEAVAFANIAVLNSSGGTVSDKDGNFSLDLNKGTYQIQFSAIGYASKIQKIEVTDQSLTVDVTLSENTQTLGEVVVTANKREEDIVKVSTSITSLSAQKIEDTRTWGLGGLTALVPNYTYQELGVPFQQVQSIRGIQVFSENPAVSTYIDDVNNIDILANGFAFTDIERIEVLRGPQGTLFGRNAMGGVVNIITKEPTNRTTGFAEVGAGNLGLQRHSIGFKTPIIKDKLFFGVNGLFQTQDGYWKNDTTGTGATDASANGRTVGGEKNLYGNMYLKWLPTKRLSLTLNLKGQRDWSNNTGFFVSQADRDLALANPDKINLARVGEHERNILNSSLVAKYFGNKFTLTSITAYQTIDLSFKDIDFPGFYHSFYKSAIGEKLPPQQVYSQELRINSNSESKLQYTAGFYGFSQVGYEPSTNLAFESPFFPDTYSIFRNKANNFGLAGFGELSYQFTQKLKATAGLRYDYEKREATFNGFGDAVFTGGVFTQINPDTTVSGNYSAISPKFALSYALNDRSNIYVTYTRGFRAGGVNAQKVPANVRQTFDPEYSNNYEVGYKTFLANNKLSIGASAFLIQWQNLQFFNLVAPFTYARENVGDAQSMGLELEVSAIPVKGLQLDGSFGLNQTEYKSFDLKRVNFGTGVETTTAIGGNSLSNAPSHTIFFGAQYEYAISTNLKAVVRGEVRNIGSYYTDIQNQIQQPSYTLINSRIGLNYDNYSLFFWGQNLNNERYLAFGNPDSSFGRSVRTAAPRTFGVTLNAKF
- a CDS encoding DUF6787 family protein, whose amino-acid sequence is MENTLKIYFLQKLMQKWQLKSTFQVIMVLLVFTLTGSTVVLLRKTLFGILGFTDETSFWLKSLVYILFVFPAYQILILVYGFLLGQFDFFWQKEKKLLQKMRILSKKE